A DNA window from Schistocerca americana isolate TAMUIC-IGC-003095 chromosome 4, iqSchAmer2.1, whole genome shotgun sequence contains the following coding sequences:
- the LOC124612588 gene encoding extensin-like, which translates to MENGFGKSSTAAPLRNKYFYSLCEGSTEFSDQSFAQKLLVVTALKSFHVAGKPTPPAGKPTPPAGKPTPPAGKPTPPAGKPTPPAGKPTPPAGKPTPPAGKPTPPAGKPTPPAGKPTPPAGKPTPPAGKPTPPAGKPTPPAGKPTPPAGKPTPPAGKPTPPAGKPTPPAGKPTPPLPYTATVTEKDKGAHKKQGNIGVWRLV; encoded by the exons CACTGCAGCACCTTTGAGAaacaagtacttttattcactctgtgaaggcagtacagaattctctgaccagtcatttgcacagaagttgctggtggtgactgcactgaagtcattccatgtg gcggggaaaccgacgcccccggcggggaaaccgacgcccccggcggggaaaccgacgcccccggcggggaaaccgacgcccccggcggggaaaccgacgcccccggcggggaaaccgacgcccccggcggggaaaccgacgcccccggcggggaaaccgacgcccccggcggggaaaccgacgcccccggcggggaaaccgactcccccggcggggaaaccgacgcccccggcggggaaaccgacgcccccggcggggaaaccgacgcccccggcggggaaaccgacgcccccggcggggaaaccgacgcccccggcggggaaaccgacgcccccggcggggaaaccgacgcccccggcggggaaaccgacgcccccg ctgccatatacagccactgtcacagagaaggacaaaggtgcccacaaaaagcaaggcaacattggtgtttggaggctggtgtaa
- the LOC124612589 gene encoding extensin-like, with translation MWAYGLLLRKHSTPPAGKPTPPAGKPTPPAGKPTPPAGKPTPPAGKPTPPAGKPTPPAGKPTPPAGKPTPPAGKPTPPAGKPTPPAGKPTPPAGKPTPPAGKPTPPAGKPTPPAGKPTPPAGKPTPPAGKPTPPAGKPTPPAGKPTPPAGKPTPPAGKPTPPAGKPTPPAGKPTPPAGKPTPPAGKPTPPAGKPTPPAGKPTPPAGKPTPPAGKPTPPAGKPTPPAGKPTPPAGKPTPPAGKPTPPAGKPTPPAGKPTPPAGKPTPPAGKPTPPAGKPTPPAGKPTPPAGKPTPPAGKPTPPAGKPTPPAGKPTPPAGKPTPPAGKPTPPAGKPTPPAGKPTPPAGKPTPPAGKPTPPAGKPTPPGLSDVLRPSMTSSTDLCPQLLLL, from the exons ATGTGGGCATACGGCCTGCTGCTGAGGAAGCAttcgacgcccccggcggggaaaccgacgcccccggcggggaaaccgacgcccccggcggggaaaccgacgcccccggcggggaaaccgacgcccccggcggggaaaccgacgcccccggcggggaaaccgacgcccccggcggggaaaccgacgcccccggcggggaaaccgacgcccccggcggggaaaccgacgcccccggcggggaaaccgacgcccccggcggggaaaccgacgcccccggcggggaaaccgacgcccccggcggggaaaccgacgcccccggcggggaaaccgacgcccccggcggggaaaccgacgcccccggcggggaaaccgacgcccccggcggggaaaccgacgcccccggcggggaaaccgacgcccccggcggggaaaccgacgcccccggcggggaaaccgacgcccccggcggggaaaccgacgcccccggcggggaaaccgacgcccccggcggggaaaccgacgcccccggcggggaaaccgacgcccccggcggggaaaccgacgcccccggcggggaaaccgacgcccccggcggggaaaccgacgcccccggcggggaaaccgacgcccccggcggggaaaccgacgcccccggcggggaaaccgacgcccccggcggggaaaccgacgcccccggcggggaaaccgacgcccccggcggggaaaccgacgcccccggcggggaaaccgacgcccccggcggggaaaccgacgcccccggcggggaaaccgacgcccccggcggggaaaccgacgcccccggcggggaaaccgacgcccccggcggggaaaccgacgcccccggcggggaaaccgacgcccccggcggggaaaccgacgcccccggcggggaaaccgacgcccccggcggggaaaccgacgcccccggcggggaaaccgacgcccccggcggggaaaccgacgcccccggcggggaaaccgacgcccccggcggggaaaccgacgcccccggcggggaaaccgacgcccccggcggggaaaccgacgcccccggcggggaaaccgacgcccccg ggtctcagtgatgttctaaggccttccatgacatcttccactgatctgtgcccgcaactattgttgctatga